In Tautonia rosea, the genomic window CCCGACGCTCAGGCTCCAGCCGGTGGTGCAAGTTCCACGGCCCGTGATCTTTCTCGGTGGATGCGGCTCCTCATCGCCGAGGGCATTGTCGATGGCAAACTGTTGATCGCGAGAGACCAACTCGAAGAGACTTTCAAGCCGCAAGTGATCAGCACACCGGCAGCGCATTCGGCCGACCGCACCGGCTTTTATGGGCTCGGGTGGAACGTGGGCCAAGACCCAAATGGCCGGCTGACGCTCAGCCACTCTGGTGCGTTTGACTTCGGGGCCGCGACGTGCGTTTTTCTTCTTCCGGCCGAGAATCTTGGTATCGTCGTTCTCACGAATGGGGCGCCAATCGGCGTCCCCGAGGCGGTTGCATTGAGTTTCTTCGATCTGTTTGACGATGGGAAACTTGAGCGTGACTGGTTCATGACAATGACTCCTGTCTTCGAGAAGCTGTCCACGCCAAATTACGGTTTACGTGTGGATTATCAGGAGGAAGTGGTCGATCGCTCGCCGCCATTACCGACCGTGAGTTATCTTGGTCGTTATTCCAACGAGTTTGTTGGCGACGCTGTTGTTGCCGAGGAAGACAACGTCCTCATGCTGAAACTCGGGCCGGGACTGAAGGCGTTTCCACTCACGCACTTCGACCGAGATACATTTTCCTACCAACCCGAGGGAGAAATGGCTTCTGGTCTCAGCGGTGTGACGTTCCGAATCGGTCCAGACCGATTGGCAGACGAACTCACCATCGAGAATCTGAACGTGCATGGGTCGGGCACGTTGAAACGCGTGCCCCCAGGAAAGAAATGATGATGCCCTTGTCTCCGGAAGTCTCATCAGAGCCCACTTCTGTGGTTGATGAGTAATTTTATGTTCATGTGTAAACATAATCATGAAACGTGTCGATTCCAAATTTTTGATAGAACTAAGTAAGGTAATGCGATAATTCTTTAGCCGCTTTGCCATGAGATCAGGATGGCCCGGGGAGACCGACGTGGCCGACCAGAGTCAATCTCTGTATTGAACAATAATTGCCGAGTTGGTTTTGGTTGGGTGTTCGCCGTTCAACGAGCTACGGGAGTCGTACGAAACGAACTCTGATGGCGTCGTGCCAGAACCACTTCGGACCGTACATTTTCATAGGCGCGATCGTTCGATAGTGGCTACTCAACGTTGAGCGAAGCCTCTCGACATGTCCCCTTCGCTATGTCAAACTTATGTCGGAAAAGCGATCTCGACCGCTTACACTCACGGCTGTCATCGCGAGTCAACTGGAATGATGCCGAACGACCGGAGACGTCTGCTTGCCTCACTTGGTGCGATCATGGTGGGGATGTTCCATCCTCCCTCTTTCGCCCTTGGGGCGGTGGCGGACGACACCTTTCGCCAGCAAGTACTCCCTCTGCTTGAGCAATACTGCATCGACTGCCACGCAGAAGTCTATGCAGAAGCGGGGATCGTCCTGGACCGGTTCGACGATGGCACTGCTGCTGCCAAGGACGGTGAGACCTGGCTCCGTGTGCTTGATGCGCTGGAAGGCCGCATCATGCCGCCGGTCGACCTGCCGCAACCGTCGCTCGAAGAACTTGATGCAATGATCGAGTGGATTGAGCAGGACGTTCTGGCCTCTCGTCCCGATGGTATGCGTCCACCTCCGGTTGTTCTCCGCAGATTGAACCGGCAAGAGTACGACAACACGATCCGTGACCTTCTTGGTGTGAACCTTCGCCTCTCAGAGGCGTTCCCTCCGGACGAGATTGGGTTCGGGTTCGATAACGTCGGCTCGGCTCTGAATGTTTCGCCGATTCACATTGAAAAATACCTGGATGCTGCCGAGCGGGCTCTGGACGAGGCAATCGTTCTGCCCGATGTGGAGGGGTTTGCCCCCGCCGAACTCATCGGCCTGCGAACGTATCCGCTTCCGATGGACGAGCCGGTCGAATTTGAACACGCCCTGAAGCCTGGCCGCTATCTGGTGGATTTCAGCCTCGTGAGAGTTCGGATCGCTGACTCCGTGCCTCCCCCCTTGCTCGTCATTGGTCTGGGTGCGGCCGAACGTCGGGTTGAAGCGGTGCAGGTGCAAGACGAAACGGTCGTCTATCGGCTTTGGTTGACCGTCGCCGAAGGTGATTCCCTGGCTCATGTCGCATTGGCTTCGGGCCAGAGCGAGGCCGAAGTCCTCGGACCCGATGTTGTCACCGCCATTGCGGGCGGAGACCAGCGGTATGGCGATGCCCGCGGTTTGCACGTCGATTCAATGGTTGTCCGAGGTCCCCTCCCGGTCGAGCCGGAGGGGCTCCCCGAATCGCACCGTCGACTCCTTTCTTGCACTCCTCGCTGTGCACATCATTCAACGATGGATTGTGCCCGACAAGCGATCGCTCTGTTTGCCGAACGGGCCTTCCGGCGTCCGGTCCGACCCGGCGAGGAGGAGCGGCTTCTTGAGATGTATCGTTTGGCCTACGACCGCGGCGAGAGCCACGAACGCGCCCTTCAAGTCGCAATGACAACGGCTCTTGTGTCCCCCCAATTCCTCTACCTCGTCGAGCCGGAAGAGTCGCTCGAAGATCGACCGCTCGACGCCTTCGAACTGGCCAATCGACTCTCCTACTTCCTCTGGAGCAGCATGCCTGATGACGAGCTCTTTCGCGCTGCCCGAGAGGACACGCTTCGCAACGATCTGTCTCGACATGTCGATCGGATGCTCGACGATCCTCGATCCGAGGCGTTTGTCGCGAACTTCGTGGGACAATGGTTGCAGCTTCGAACACTCGCGGGAGCTTCTCGGGACGAATCGCTCTTTCCCGAGTTCGACGACGCCTTACGCAACGCGATGCGAGAAGAGACGGAGCATTATTTCGCCTCAATCCTTCGAGAAAATCGCAGCATCCTCGAATTGCTCGACTCAGACTACACCTTCGTCAACGAAGACCTGGCGCGCCACTACGGAATCGAGGGAATTTCGGGTGCGGAGTTTCAGCGGGTTGCGCTTAGGGACCGCAATCGGGGTGGGATCTTGACGCAGGCGAGTGTTCTGACACTGACCTCGAATCCGAATCGGACCTCCCCGGTCAAGCGGGGTCAGTGGATTCTGCAACAGATCCTCGGAACACCTCCCCCGCCCCCTCCTCCCGGCGTGCCTGAGCTGGATGAAAATCCTCAGGCGGCCGAGGATGCTTCGCTTCGCGAACGTCTGGAACTTCACCGGACGAATCCTGAGTGTGCGTCGTGCCATCGTCAGATGGATCCCCTTGGCTTTGCCCTGGAGAACTACGACGCAATCGGTCGCTGGAGGTCCACGGACGGCGAATTCCTGATTGATCCCTCGGGAGAGTTGCCTGGAGGGATAACCTTTGCGGACGCCGGAGAACTGAAGCGAGTGCTCACCTCCACCTCGACCAAAAAGTTCGCCAGGACGCTTGTCGAGAACATGATGACCTATGGCCTCGGCCGTGGCCTCTTGCCCGACGATTATCCCGAAGTCGAAGCGATTCGGGAGCGACTTGTCGCCGACGACTACCGGATTCGCGCGATCATTCTCGGAATCGTCGAAAGCCGGGCCTTCCAGTACCGAGGTGTCGCCGAATAAATCAATCGTGTGGGTCGATCGTCGCGACTCTCGGGTCTTGGGGCGATCGGACATTCTGACACACAATCCGTATCCGTTTCCGAGGGACATTGACATGGCGATTCCGATGGACCGACGGACGATGCTCAGAGGGATGGGGGCAGCACTTGCCCTGCCCTGGATGGAGAGCCTTCCCGCCGTCGCAAGCTTGGCCAGCCTGGTGAAGGATGGACCTCCCGTCCGGATGTGCTACTGGTACGTCCCCAATGGGGTGCATCTGCCGGCCTGGTTCCCGGAGCGGCCAGGGACCCTGGTCAATCTTCCTGAAACGCTCCAGCCGCTCTCATTCGCTCGCCAGTATCTCAACTGTTTCCACGGTCTGACGCATAATACGGCGCTGACCAACGGCGACGACGAGGGGTGCGGCCACGGCCAGGGTGCCGCGAGTTTTCTCACGGGAGCCCAGGCGTACAAGTCCCAGGATGCCGTTCGTGTCGATATCTCGGCGGATCAACTCTACGCTAGGCACGTCGGCAACCAGACTCGCCTGCCTAGCCTCGAACTCGGCTGTGAAGCCGCCCGGTCGGGCAATGCCTTCGGATATAGTGGAACCTACAAGACCCATATCTCCTGGCGCACCTCAACCTCGCCCGCTCCTTACGAACTCAATCCGAAACTCGTGTTCGACCGCCTGTTCACTGACGGTAGTGAACGCCTGACCCGATCGACCGTTGCCGATCGCGATTTCTACCGCCGGAGCATCCTCGACTACGCGCTTGACGACGCCCGTCGGGTTCGCAATCGGGTCTCCTCGGCCGACCGCCTCAAGCTCGATCAGTACCTCACGGGCGTTCGAGAGGTTGAGCGGCGGATCCAGAACGCCTCCTCGGCAGATCTTTCCGGTACTGACTTCGAGCGGCCCTCGGGCATTCCGAGCGACTTCGACGAACACCTCCGCCTGATGTGCGACCTCATGGTCCTGGCCTTCCAGACCGATAGCACCCGCGCTTCAACCTTCATGGTCACGAAGGAGGCGACCGATCGGAACTATCCCTGGCTTGGTTTCACCGACGGGCACCACGAGCTTTCGCACCACGGCAACGACGAGGAAAAGCACCGGAAGCTCCGGGAAATCGACCGCTATCACATCTCGATCCTTGCCTACATGATCGAGAAGATGATGGACGTCGAAGAGTCCGACGGCTCGAACTTGCTCGATAATTCGATGATTCTCTTCGGAAGCGGGATTAGCGATGGCGACCGCCACGACCACGTCAACTTGCCCGTCATCGTGCTGGGCAAAGGGGGCGGGGCGCTCCGTACTGGCCAGTACCTGAAGTGCCGCCCTGAGACGCCCATGTCCAACCTCTTGCTTTCGATGCTCCAGGGAGCCGGCGTGCCGGTCGATCGTTTCGGCGATAGCACCGAGCCGCTGCCAGGACTGTTGGCCTGATCAAGCTGTCCACTCGGCGGGACGGACGAGGTAGGCCCTCCCGCCGGAAATTTCATTGCACCGGAGGATGATTGTGCGTGCTCGATTCTGGATGACGCTCTACACAGTCGTCGCCTCAAGTGTGATCGGCACGACCTCCCCGGCTTCGGTTCAGGAGCGCCCCACCGCCGACCGTGTGAATTCCTGGATTGCGGGACTCAACGATCCCAATGTCGAGGTGCGACGGGCCTCGGCCATTGCTATCCGCGAAGCCGATCCTGAAACCCGACTGGTCGCCTTGCCGGCGATGATCAATGTCCTGATGGAGGAAAAGGACGGCCAGGTGCGACTCCCCGTCTTCGACGCCGTGACCGATCTGGGTCCTGACGCCGCTCCTGCCGTGCCCGCTCTGCTCCATGCGCTGCACACTCCGTTCGGTGATCGTAGGATGGAACAGACGCACCAGGATTTCCGAGCCGCCCTTGCCTTGGCGAGCGTCGGAAAGGCGGCGGTCGAGGGGCTTCGCGAAACTCTGAGCGATCGCAGGGAGAATGTTCGAGCAGAAGCTGTGATGGCCCTTGGCCGGATCGGCCCCGATGCCTCCGCCGCGATCGCTGACCTGATCGCGTTACTCGGGGACCCCAGCGACCGAATCGGACACGAGGTCTCGGTTGCCCTCGGCAGCATCGGCCCGGAGGCCGTCGGGCCCTTGATCGCTGCGGCCGAGCATGCCGACACCGTCGTTCGTGCCCGATCGGTCGAGGCCCTTGGACACTCGACTGCGATTTCCTCCGGAGGTCGGGTACTTGAGGTCCTCCTTCTTCGGGCCGACGATCCGGCCGCTGAGGTTCGTGCTCGGGCAGTTGAGGCCCTTGGCGGATCTCCTGCGGACGGCTCAGCCCTGGCGGATGTTCTCGGTCGTAGCCTTCGGGACGAACAGGATGAGGTTCGGGGCGCGGCGGTCCATCTGCTTTCCAGTCGGCCAGAATTGCTCCGGCAACTCATTCCGCTTTTTGATTCTCTGCTCTCGGACGCCAATGAAGGAATCGCATGGCATGCGGCGTTTCTCCTGCACCTTCTCGGCCCTGAGGCGGCTCCGACACTGCTTAACGCTCTGGGACGTGAGACGAGTCAGGTCGATCAAATCGCCAAGGCTCTGGGCTTGATCGGTCGCCCGATCGGCGGGCTACTCATGGAAGCGACCGAGAATCCGAACCCTCGAACCCGTCGAGGCGCGGCCCTGGCCCTGGGCCGGCTCCGGCCTCCAGCCCCTGGCTCTGTGTCAAGGCTAATGGCAGGCCTGGACGACCCCGATCCCGAGGTCCGTACGGCGTTTCTCCATGCCATCGGAGAGCTTGGTCCGAGAGGCGTTGACGCGCTCCCCGCCGTTCGCAGCTTGCTTCGTGACGAATCCGTGGCGATCCGACTCGAAGCCATCGCGGTCGTGCATCGTCTCGCTCCGAAAGACGATCGACTGCCTGGCGAACTGGCATCGATCCTCAATGATGACGATCCTCGGGTCCAACAATCGGCCATTGAGATCCTCCGATCACTCGGCCCTGCAAGCCGCCCTGCCCTGCCCAAAGTGATTGAGAAGCTTCAAGGCCCGGACCCCAAGGTCCGCATCGCAGCGGCGGAGCTGATCGCCGCTCACGGCCCGGCCGCGTCCGAGGCGGTGCCCGCGCTCGGAGCAATGCTCGAAGATCCGAACTCGGAACTCCGAGTTATTGCCGCGCAGACCTTGGCGACGCTGGGCTCAGCGGCACAGCCGATGGCGGCTCTCTTGATTCCCATGCTGGATGACACGAATGCCAGGGCCCGAGAGGCGGCGGTTCTGGCCGTTGGAAGCCTGGAGCTCGATGCGGACACCCTTCGGCCGCATCTCGTCAGAACCCTCCGCGATGAGGATGCTGATGTCCGCGATGCTACCCGTCGCGCGATTCAGCGACTCGGTCCGGAAGGCGCGCTCTTTGTCCCTGATCTCATCTCGCTCGCCGCACTCGAATCGGATCGCCGATCTGTCGAACGCTCACTCCGACGATTCGAACGAACAGGGCCACTGGAAGGTTCGATCCCCGAACTGATCGATCTCCTGGAGCATCAGGAGGAAGCCGTCCGCCTCCTGGCGATCAAGTTCCTGGGCCTTGGAGGCGTTGCCTCCAGAGAGGCGATCCCTTCTCTAGAACGATTGCGAGACGACCCCAGCCCCGAGGTCCGTGAGCAGGTCGAAGCCGTCCTTGGTCAGATCACCCCTGAACCCTGATTTCTCCAAAGACCTCTTCGACTCACGCCCCGTCCGACTCCCTGCTGCCCATCGGGCCTCTTTCGGCGGAGGAGTGCCGGCCGCACACCGCGTCCGTTCTCTCGAACCTCTGGAACATTGGGTCGAGTTTTTCTGTCTGTCCGCTGGTCCTGAGGTGGAGAAGCGGGTCTGGAACGATCGTTCCACGCCTGGATCTTGTGTTCCCTCACCTCGGACCCTTAGGCAAGCGGAAGAAGAGGCAGAGGCTCGCGTGGCACGACGCCTCTCGGAAAGGACCCCTTAATCCTGGGAGATCACGATGCATCGAAGAGGATTTCTTACGACCTCGGCCGCTCTCGCAATGGCAGGGACGACGGGACAGGTCCAGGCAGGAACGGAGAACGTCGCATCTTCCAGCGCAATCGGCCATCGAGAGCCTGACCCGAAGATCTCCCGAGCACGAGATGTTGCGCTTGGGCTGATAAAACCGACCCGTAAAGAGCTGGAGCACGGGTTGAGACTTCACGCTGAATCGCTCGTCTTCGATGCCTACGGCTTCGCACCCCGTGCTGCCATCGACGGCGAGGCCGTCCGAGCCGCAGTCGAGGCCGGTGCCTCGGACATCGAGGTGCAGGATCTCATGGAAGAGATGTCCATGACCCACCCTGTGATCAACCCGAACAAACAGGCTGACTTCGAAGCTGCCTGGAAGGCCTCGGGTGTTACCTGCATCTTCCAGAACGCCGGAGAGGAAGGACAAGACCCACTTCGCCTCATAAAGCGACTTGCCCGCTTCACCTACCTGACCGACATGCTCCCCGAGACGCTCCGACGCACAGCCTCCCCCGAGGACATCGTCGCTGCCAAGGAGCAAGGGAAACACTGTCTTTACCTGACAGGCAACGGCGTCCCTCTCACACAGCAGTGGGTTTCGGTCCAGGACGAGCTGAGATATGTCCGAATCTTTTTTCAGCTCGGCATACGGATGATGCATCTGACGTACAATCGCCGCAACTTGATCGGCGATGGATGCGCCGAACCGTCCAACGCCGGCCTCAGCGATTTCGGGCGGGCCGTCGTTGCCGAGATGAACCGCCTGGGAATCATCCCCGATGTTGCCCACAGTGGTTGGCAGACCAGTCTGGAGGCGGCGCAGGTCTCAGATTGTCCGGTTGTGGCGAGCCATACCACGTGTCAAGCATTGCACAACCATATTCGATCGAAGCCCGACAACGTGATCCGAGCGATCGTCGACACCGGCGGCTACATTGGGATCTGCTGCATTCCCCGATTTCTGGGTGGCAAGGGAGACATCACCGCCTTTCTCGATCACGTCGACTACGCCGTTCGGCGCTTCGGTTCGGACCATGTGGCCATCGGCACCGATGTCGCCTACACCTCGCGAGCCTCAGCGGCCGAAAACCGCAAAATCCCATCAAGCGGTCGTCGCCGCGACCGTTGGGAAGCTCTTTGGCCCGACGATCCCTTCGTGACCACTCCCGAAGCGATCGAGAGCCTCTCCTGGACCAACTGGCCGCTCTTCACGGTTGGTCTGGTTCAGCGTGGTCATTCGGACGACGACATTCGCAAGATTCTCGGCGGCAACGTTCTCCGAGTGGTGCGCGAGGTGTTCAAGCCCTCGTTCAACAAACCTGAAAACAGAGGCTGATCGCCGATCGAATACCAATTGCAGCAATTACTGACCGTTGCGCAAAGAAGGTCAAACTTTTTCTGGTAGAATCGCGGGATGGAATCCAGCGACGTCGTGTCTCGAAGTTGGCGTGAATGGCGGAGGTTGCGGGCCGTGCAACTGAAGCAAGAAGGCTGGTATCAGCGGAACATCGCCGAAGCCCTCGGCATCGCCGAGGCGACGGTGAGCCGGTGGCTGGCCCGCGCCGATGAAGATGGCATCGAGTCCCTCATGGCTCATCCGGGGCAGGGTCATCCCTCGGATCTCTCGCCGGCGCAGCGGGATCTGATCCCCGAACTCCTCTGGCATGGACCGGAAGCGTACGGGTTCCGGGGCCAGGTCTGGACCTGCGCCCGAGTGGCAAAGGTGATCGAATTGGAATTCGGAGTCGCTTATCACAAGGGGCACGTCTCCCGCCTGCTCAAGGAGTTGCACTGGACACCTCAGACGCCGATTCGCAGGGCCATCCAACGTGATGAGGCCGCCATCGAGCATTGGCGGTGCGGGGTTTGGCCGGAGCTGCTGAAGCAGTCTCGAAGAGAGCGCCGAGTGCTGGTTTTCGTGGACGAATCCGGGTTCTATCTCTTGCCCGGCGTGGTCAAGTCCTATTCCCCCGAGGGCCAGACGCCGGTCCTCCGGGAAAAACTGACGCGTGATCACCTCTCGGTCATGGCCGGCATGACGCCGCAGGGCAAGCTCTATACCCTGGCGCGGCAAGAGTCGCTTTCCGGGTTGCACAGCATCGAATTCCTCGTGCATCTGGGACGCGTGGCCGGGAGGCGACTGCTAGTGATCTGGGATGGATCTCCGATCCATCGCCGAGCCGAGGTGACGCAGTTCGTCTCGGAGACGCGCGATGCGGTTCGGCTGGAGGTCCTGCCGGGCTATGCCCCTGACCTCAACCCGTGGGATGAAGGGGGATGGCACCACCTCAAGCACGTGGAGATGAGGAACCTGGTCTGCCGAGACTTGGAGGAGTTGCACGAGCAGTTCCACTGCGCCATCGGACGCGTTCGGCACAAACCTCAATTGATCCGATCTTTCTTCGCTCAGGCCGGATTGGCGATCGAAAAAGTTTGAGCTTCTTTGCGCAACGGTCAGTAAAGAAAGTCAGCGACCTGTCGAGGCAAATGAATGACTGCACCAGTTCCTGTACGAGCAGTTCCAGCCAAATTGCTACAACCACACGGCCACAAGACTCACGCTCACACAAGAGCCACCGAAGAGAGTCGAACTCTTAACCCCCGCTTTACGAAAGCGAATCGGAATATGGACGATCGCTTGCGTTAAGTGGTTGCGGCTCTTGGGTTGGGCCGATCCCGGCCGGTCGGGGCCTCCTTCGCGAAATACCTCAAAATCCATAGTTTTCCGCCGCTACGGAACGGATTCCGTATCGGATTCTATACCATGTCGGCGGCCGGACGGCTACCTGTCGTCCCGCGTCACAGGGGATCGACCACCATCCGTCTCGGGCCCCCTCGGAGTCGAGTCTCGACGATTCGGGTTTACGGCCCGCTCCAGACGATGACTGAGCGGTCCGAACCGCACCTGAGCAAGCTGGCCGTCGCCGCTCTGGCCCCGCGGCTCGGCACTTCGGTTGAGCGGCCGGAACCGATCCGCACGCCTCAGGCATTTGGCGGGGTTGACACATAGGAGGTTGACAGGACCATGCTTGTTTCAACAAGCATGCCGACATCGGGGATGCCAACCTATCCGAACCGGAGGGCTCGACTGAAGGAAGGGGACCAGAGAGTTCGCCCAGGGGTGGCTCCGAAGAACAGGATTGAAACGGCACCTGTGCCCCCGGGGCCGTCGACGAGTTTGCCGTGCAGGAGTCAGCAAGGTCGATTCCGTCACCGTAAGGGATCGCGACCTACCTCTAACTCCGCTTGGTGATAATCCATTTCCGGAACCGGCTCTCCCCGGACTGCCTCGAGCCAAGCCATCAGATACGGATCGCCCCAGGTCAAGAGTCTTACGCCCTCCTTGCCTGGGTGGTCAACGCCGGTCGCGTCGGTGGTGGGTCCGGTGGGGGGATGACGGTCGGCCACCTCGCCGCTGAACGTGCCCAGTAGCTCCTCATTGCTGCCAATGCCCAGGTGGGGCGGCGCGTACGCCCAGGTGATCGACAGGCAGCCGACCGCGCCGTCCGCGGCCAGGTGATCTGTGTCGGGCTCGGGCACGCTCCGGATCTGCATGCCAGGGGCGGGGTGCTGGAGGCACCAGTACGCCAGTTCCGCTTGTGTGGCCGGCGGGTCGGCCGTTGCGGCCGACCCGGAGCCCTCCAGGTCCGGGGATAGGTCCTCGATGGCCGCTGCGACTGCCGGCGCCTGGCGGTTCCTCGCCGCCTCCAACTGCCGCAGGGCCTCGGCCCGCTCGATCTCGCCCTGGGCCAGCTTCCGGAAGATGCTTGGCATCTCGGCCAGGATCGGCTGGAGCGGGCCGACGACGTCCTCGAACACTCCAATGCGGTCCTTCAGCGTCCAGTAGGTGTCTTCTTCAATGGTGCCCGTCAGGTAGAGGTTGGAGACTAGCACCACCTTCGCAGCCTGCCCAATGCGGTCGATCCGACCGATTCTCTGTTCAACACGCATCGGATTCCACGGTAAGTCGTAATTGACCAGGGCCGAAAACTCTTGCAGGTTCAGGCCCTCGGAGGCGGCGTCGGTCCCCAGCAGGATGTCGATGGCGCGGGTGTGGCTCTGCTTGCATCGAGCCTTGACCTCCGCCTTGTCGACTGTGTGCCACGCGTTCGTGGATGCGTCCCACACCTCGCCGCCGCGGCCCGAGTAGCAGGCCATGCGCGCGCCGTACCGCGCGATCAGCTGGTCGCGGATGAAGTCCAGGGTGTCGAGGTACTGGGTGAAGACGATCACCCGGCGGCCGCGGTCGAGCAGATCATCCAGCCGGGCTGCGAACTCGCAGAACTTGCTGTCCTTGTCGATCTGGTGCAACTCGAAGATGTAGTCCTGCAGGTAAAGCCTTTCCTCCTCGAGCTTCTGCCGGCGATGCGGGTCGGCACGCAGTCTCAGCAGCCGCTGGCGTTCACGGTCGAGGGCAGCCGCGGCCTCGGCCTCGTCCTCGTCCTCCTCGCCCTCGCTCATCGTCCTCTGAAACTGTGCGGCCTCGTCCATGACGGCCAGGTCGCGTTGGACGGCGGCGATCAGGTCGCGCCGACGCTCCAGGCTCTTGCGGAACGCGGCGAAGGAGCTGGCCAGCCGCTTGCGGAAGACAGCCATCAGGAAGCCGACCCCGCTCCGTTCGTCGGGCTCGACCTCGGCCAATCGGTAAAACTGGCTGCATAGCACGTCGATGCGGCGGTACAGGGCCTCCTCGGCTGGCGACTGGAATGTCACCGGCACGTCCTCGGGCCGCCGGTCGGCCAGCCCGGCGTGGAGCAGGCCCCGATCGCGGTAGGCCCTCAGGGTCTGTCGGGTGTGGCGGAACATGTGGACGGCCAGCGGCGTCTGCCGGGCCAGGTACGGTGTCATGCCCTCGGCCTGTTGCGGCAGCAGCCCTTGCATGGCGAGGGCCAGGCCCGATCCGTTGGAGCGGATGCGCTGCACCAGGCTGCGCCATTGGAGGCCGGTCCAGTGGGCCGGGACCTCGTCCGGCGACAGGTCCGGTGCACCGATCTCGACCGCCCGCCGGGTCATCGTCACCACCTCGGCCCGGTCGCCCTTCGCGGAGGCGAAGCTGCGCAGACGGTCAAAGAAGAGCTCGAACTCGTGGAGGTCGGCCCACGGCCCCCATCGGGGGTCGTCCACGCCGGCCAGCAGCAGCAGGTCATGCACCTCGTGGGCGGCCAGTTGCATCGGGGTCGCCGTCAACAGCCACAAGCATCGGAACAGGTGGAGCCGCCTCATCTCCTGCAGGAGCTGAAGCAGCAGGTTGGGCTCATCGGCCCCGAAGACTCGGCGGCGGGCGGCGTGCGCCTCGTCGATTACGACCGCGTCCCAAGGCCGAGCCGACAGCACGCTGCCCATCCGCTCCTGGCGGGCGATCAGGTGCCGGCTGACGATCACGATGCCCTCCTCGGCCCAGGGGTCCTCCGACCGCCTCACTCGGCCCCCGACGTCGTGGAGCATCTGGCCGTCATAGAACCAGGCCGTCAGGGCGAACTTCTCGCGCAGCTCCTCCATCCACTGCCGGACCAGGCTCCGTGGCGCAATGATCAGGACTCGGCCCAGCTCCCTCTTCAGGATAAGCGACCGGAGGACGAGGCCCGCCTCGATCGTTTTGCCTAAACCAACTTCATCGCAAAACAGGTACGAGCGGGGGAACGAGTCGACTGCTTGCTGGCTGATCCGGGCCTGGTGGGGGAACGGCTCGAACGGCTTGCCGTCGACCCAGATGGGGGCGAGCACAAGCGCTTCGCCGCCCGGCTTGGTCGGTGCGTCCAAGAGCCACTGGGCGGCGATGCGGTCGCGCAGGTCGGCGGACTGGTCCGGCTCGACACGCTGCATCGGATCGCGGCGGGGAGGGCCGTCCGGTGAGGTGAACGCGGCGAGGTGCTCGCGGACGGCCTGAGGTAGCGGCAGCACCAATAGGCCGG contains:
- a CDS encoding dipeptidase: MRLHAESLVFDAYGFAPRAAIDGEAVRAAVEAGASDIEVQDLMEEMSMTHPVINPNKQADFEAAWKASGVTCIFQNAGEEGQDPLRLIKRLARFTYLTDMLPETLRRTASPEDIVAAKEQGKHCLYLTGNGVPLTQQWVSVQDELRYVRIFFQLGIRMMHLTYNRRNLIGDGCAEPSNAGLSDFGRAVVAEMNRLGIIPDVAHSGWQTSLEAAQVSDCPVVASHTTCQALHNHIRSKPDNVIRAIVDTGGYIGICCIPRFLGGKGDITAFLDHVDYAVRRFGSDHVAIGTDVAYTSRASAAENRKIPSSGRRRDRWEALWPDDPFVTTPEAIESLSWTNWPLFTVGLVQRGHSDDDIRKILGGNVLRVVREVFKPSFNKPENRG
- a CDS encoding SNF2-related protein; translated protein: MSFRDLNSLRRHYAGQAGQLVNEFYLPVLGAATRYDRQSGYFNSSALVQIAAGLSAFIANVRRHALPGRPPMRLITGTTWSDEDIEAYHRGIDLLYESLERTALRRLEPTEAECRRLGLPIGWKPEADQIARDRLGTLSWMVASGLLEVRIALPLDHSGQPLYPGQGGGLFHPKVGILSNGDDNVIAFSGSVNETSAAWTRNREEFEVKRSWFNPLDAEDIQVAQARFEAIWNRKDPGLLVLPLPQAVREHLAAFTSPDGPPRRDPMQRVEPDQSADLRDRIAAQWLLDAPTKPGGEALVLAPIWVDGKPFEPFPHQARISQQAVDSFPRSYLFCDEVGLGKTIEAGLVLRSLILKRELGRVLIIAPRSLVRQWMEELREKFALTAWFYDGQMLHDVGGRVRRSEDPWAEEGIVIVSRHLIARQERMGSVLSARPWDAVVIDEAHAARRRVFGADEPNLLLQLLQEMRRLHLFRCLWLLTATPMQLAAHEVHDLLLLAGVDDPRWGPWADLHEFELFFDRLRSFASAKGDRAEVVTMTRRAVEIGAPDLSPDEVPAHWTGLQWRSLVQRIRSNGSGLALAMQGLLPQQAEGMTPYLARQTPLAVHMFRHTRQTLRAYRDRGLLHAGLADRRPEDVPVTFQSPAEEALYRRIDVLCSQFYRLAEVEPDERSGVGFLMAVFRKRLASSFAAFRKSLERRRDLIAAVQRDLAVMDEAAQFQRTMSEGEEDEDEAEAAAALDRERQRLLRLRADPHRRQKLEEERLYLQDYIFELHQIDKDSKFCEFAARLDDLLDRGRRVIVFTQYLDTLDFIRDQLIARYGARMACYSGRGGEVWDASTNAWHTVDKAEVKARCKQSHTRAIDILLGTDAASEGLNLQEFSALVNYDLPWNPMRVEQRIGRIDRIGQAAKVVLVSNLYLTGTIEEDTYWTLKDRIGVFEDVVGPLQPILAEMPSIFRKLAQGEIERAEALRQLEAARNRQAPAVAAAIEDLSPDLEGSGSAATADPPATQAELAYWCLQHPAPGMQIRSVPEPDTDHLAADGAVGCLSITWAYAPPHLGIGSNEELLGTFSGEVADRHPPTGPTTDATGVDHPGKEGVRLLTWGDPYLMAWLEAVRGEPVPEMDYHQAELEVGRDPLR
- a CDS encoding IS630 family transposase, coding for MESSDVVSRSWREWRRLRAVQLKQEGWYQRNIAEALGIAEATVSRWLARADEDGIESLMAHPGQGHPSDLSPAQRDLIPELLWHGPEAYGFRGQVWTCARVAKVIELEFGVAYHKGHVSRLLKELHWTPQTPIRRAIQRDEAAIEHWRCGVWPELLKQSRRERRVLVFVDESGFYLLPGVVKSYSPEGQTPVLREKLTRDHLSVMAGMTPQGKLYTLARQESLSGLHSIEFLVHLGRVAGRRLLVIWDGSPIHRRAEVTQFVSETRDAVRLEVLPGYAPDLNPWDEGGWHHLKHVEMRNLVCRDLEELHEQFHCAIGRVRHKPQLIRSFFAQAGLAIEKV